In one Myotis daubentonii chromosome 1, mMyoDau2.1, whole genome shotgun sequence genomic region, the following are encoded:
- the LOC132233905 gene encoding small ribosomal subunit protein eS27-like, with translation HDNVPLAKERLHPSPEEKRKHKQQRLVQSPSSYFMAAKCPGCHKTTAICSHTRTIVLWVGCSIALCPPTGGKARLTEGCPFRRKQH, from the coding sequence CACGACAATGTGCCTCTCGCTAAGGAGCGCCTCCATCCCTCCCCGGAAGAGAAGAGGAAGCACAAGCAGCAGCGCCTGGTGCAGAGCCCCAGTTCCTACTTCATGGCTGCGAAATGCCCAGGATGCCATAAAACCACCGCCATCTGCAGCCACACACGAACGATAGTTTTGTGGGTTGGTTGCTCCATTGCTCTCTGTCCACCAACAGGAGGAAAAGCAAGGCTTACAGAAGGATGCCCCTTCAGAAGGAAGCAGCACTAA